The proteins below are encoded in one region of Micromonospora sp. DSM 45708:
- a CDS encoding anti-sigma factor family protein, which yields MTRCEFAHDDGAYVLGALAPADRAAYERHLGGCAQCREAVAEIAVLPGLLGRLDPAGLEQFLEVGPKTSRLPALLDAARARKHRDRSRARRRYASTALAAAVLAVLAGVGVTVLRPPAAPTTRPVALTSMRPVAGTAPVHAEVGLTETPWGTEVTMHCGYDRRAGHREAYTFRLVAHGPDGATEQIGSWLAAPGDDLRFSGVTRFTRGDLVRLELLRGDETPVLAYDLR from the coding sequence ATGACCCGCTGCGAGTTCGCGCACGACGACGGCGCGTACGTGCTGGGCGCCCTCGCCCCGGCCGACCGCGCCGCCTACGAGCGGCACCTGGGCGGCTGCGCGCAGTGCCGGGAGGCGGTGGCCGAGATCGCCGTGCTCCCCGGCCTGCTGGGCCGGCTCGACCCGGCCGGGCTGGAGCAGTTCCTGGAGGTCGGCCCGAAGACGTCGCGGCTGCCCGCGCTGCTCGACGCCGCGCGGGCGCGCAAGCACCGCGACCGGTCCCGCGCCCGGCGACGGTACGCGTCGACCGCGCTCGCCGCCGCCGTGCTGGCGGTGCTGGCCGGCGTCGGCGTGACAGTGCTCCGGCCGCCGGCCGCGCCGACCACCCGACCGGTGGCGCTGACCTCGATGCGGCCGGTCGCCGGGACCGCGCCGGTGCACGCCGAGGTGGGGCTGACCGAGACGCCGTGGGGCACCGAGGTCACCATGCACTGCGGTTACGACCGGCGGGCCGGGCACCGCGAGGCGTACACGTTCCGGCTGGTGGCGCACGGCCCGGACGGCGCGACCGAGCAGATCGGCTCCTGGCTGGCCGCCCCCGGTGACGACCTGCGCTTCTCCGGCGTCACCCGTTTCACCCGGGGCGACCTGGTCCGCCTGGAACTCCTGCGCGGCGACGAGACCCCCGTCCTCGCCTACGACCTGCGCTGA
- a CDS encoding WXG100 family type VII secretion target: MSQTQAEAAVMQQTAAKFEQVDQSLQTMLSGLMAELEVLQQAWRGAGGRSFAQVKQQWAQDQAALQRALRETATAIRTAGRQYDVSDTEAAGRVAGTNRGIQLPL, translated from the coding sequence ATGTCCCAGACCCAGGCAGAAGCCGCGGTGATGCAGCAGACCGCCGCGAAGTTCGAGCAGGTCGACCAGTCGCTCCAGACCATGCTCAGCGGCCTGATGGCCGAGCTCGAAGTGTTGCAGCAGGCGTGGCGAGGCGCCGGCGGGCGCTCGTTCGCGCAGGTCAAGCAGCAGTGGGCGCAGGACCAGGCGGCCCTGCAACGGGCACTGCGCGAGACGGCCACCGCGATCCGCACCGCCGGCCGCCAGTACGACGTCTCCGACACCGAGGCCGCCGGCCGGGTGGCCGGCACCAACCGCGGCATCCAGCTGCCGCTCTAG
- a CDS encoding sigma-70 family RNA polymerase sigma factor, whose translation MLRALHDEHADALFAHALRLVNGDRPRAEDLVQETLLRAWRHPESLDPRRGSVRAWLFTTARNLAIDAWRRRSARVGEVYTDELPETAETVDETERAVEAWTVAEALNRLSPTHREVLVECFYQGRSVAEAAARLGVPPGTVKSRTHYALRSLRLALAEMGVTG comes from the coding sequence CTGCTGCGCGCGCTGCACGACGAGCACGCCGACGCGCTGTTCGCGCACGCCCTGCGACTGGTCAACGGCGATCGGCCGCGTGCCGAGGACCTCGTGCAGGAGACGCTGCTGCGGGCCTGGCGGCACCCGGAGTCGCTGGACCCACGCCGTGGCTCGGTCCGCGCCTGGCTGTTCACCACCGCCCGGAACCTGGCCATCGACGCCTGGCGTCGACGCTCGGCGCGGGTCGGCGAGGTCTACACCGACGAGCTGCCGGAAACCGCGGAGACGGTCGACGAGACGGAGCGCGCGGTGGAGGCGTGGACGGTGGCCGAGGCGCTCAACCGGCTCAGCCCGACCCACCGCGAGGTGCTGGTCGAATGCTTCTACCAGGGTCGGTCGGTGGCGGAGGCGGCTGCCCGGCTGGGCGTACCGCCGGGCACGGTGAAGTCGCGCACCCACTACGCGCTGCGCTCACTGCGGTTGGCGCTGGCCGAGATGGGGGTGACCGGATGA
- the eccE gene encoding type VII secretion protein EccE has protein sequence MDRPAPALPPQWRARPGRRVRAGQIVTTQVAAAVLVAAVGRGVVPTAVALFCAALLVPAAWVRFRGRWLHEWLTVGAAYLSRRRALPPATDPSALLDLVGPGTVAHAAELAGGPAAVLHDAAGLTALLELGDPDDLLGDRPQSLPAPPDLLPPAGPESPPVRLQLVFSASPAPVPAVAAGPAGTSYRQLTDGRLAGRARVVLAVRVLRADGWSDDELLRALSGTVRRIVRRLGPLVGRPLGVPAALRVIAELAHHEAGAPARETWPLLTVGGLTQATWRLRRWPDPRGGTAGGLVPRLLAVPATATTVALCVGPRADAAAPPAELTVRVAAGSVAELAIAERALDRVAGAAGAELRRLDGEHLTGLAATLPLAVTGGAAPPAGLPPAAPDLPVGGSGLMVGANRRGGPLTVRLFRPATTRMLLVGGVPAAQLLVLRALALGARVAVQTTRPRAWEAFARGVGGPGDGVPLLPPGRPVGGAPGSPLRPLLLVVDAGPVPPEVGPAAAWQSVLVVRDELTPADAPALARADLAVLQPLDPAEAELAGTALGLGGSAGWLTRIRDDMVAVVNRRALRWALLSPTPVESQLVGPPTRR, from the coding sequence ATGGACCGGCCCGCGCCCGCCCTGCCCCCACAGTGGAGGGCGCGGCCCGGTCGACGGGTCCGCGCCGGGCAGATCGTGACGACACAGGTCGCGGCAGCGGTCCTGGTGGCCGCCGTGGGGCGGGGCGTCGTGCCGACCGCCGTCGCGCTGTTCTGCGCGGCGCTGCTGGTGCCCGCCGCGTGGGTCCGGTTCCGGGGCCGCTGGCTGCACGAATGGCTCACCGTCGGCGCGGCGTACCTCAGTCGTCGCCGCGCCCTGCCGCCGGCCACCGATCCCTCGGCGCTGCTGGACCTGGTCGGGCCGGGCACGGTGGCGCACGCCGCGGAGCTGGCCGGCGGTCCGGCCGCCGTGCTGCACGACGCCGCCGGGTTGACCGCGCTGCTGGAACTCGGCGATCCGGACGACCTGCTCGGCGACCGTCCCCAGTCGCTCCCGGCGCCGCCCGACCTGCTCCCGCCCGCCGGCCCGGAGAGCCCTCCGGTCCGGCTCCAGCTGGTCTTTTCCGCCTCGCCGGCCCCCGTGCCGGCCGTGGCGGCCGGTCCGGCCGGGACGTCCTACCGCCAGCTCACCGACGGTCGGCTGGCCGGGCGCGCCCGGGTGGTGCTGGCCGTGCGGGTGCTGCGGGCCGACGGCTGGTCGGACGACGAACTGCTGCGGGCGCTCTCCGGTACGGTCCGGCGGATCGTCCGCCGGCTCGGCCCGCTCGTCGGCCGGCCGCTGGGCGTGCCGGCCGCACTGCGGGTGATCGCCGAGCTGGCCCATCACGAGGCCGGCGCCCCGGCCCGGGAGACCTGGCCGCTGCTCACCGTGGGTGGGCTGACGCAGGCCACGTGGCGGCTGCGTCGCTGGCCGGATCCGCGGGGCGGGACCGCCGGTGGGCTGGTGCCCCGGCTGCTGGCCGTGCCGGCCACCGCCACCACCGTCGCGCTCTGCGTCGGCCCCCGCGCCGATGCCGCGGCGCCCCCGGCCGAGCTGACCGTCCGGGTGGCCGCCGGGAGCGTGGCGGAGCTGGCAATCGCCGAACGGGCCCTCGACCGGGTGGCCGGGGCCGCGGGCGCGGAACTACGCCGCCTCGACGGCGAGCACCTGACCGGGTTGGCCGCCACCCTGCCGCTGGCGGTGACCGGCGGCGCGGCACCTCCGGCCGGGCTGCCGCCGGCCGCGCCGGACCTGCCGGTCGGTGGGTCCGGCCTGATGGTGGGCGCCAACCGGCGCGGCGGCCCGCTCACCGTACGTCTGTTCCGCCCGGCGACGACCCGGATGCTGCTGGTCGGCGGCGTGCCCGCCGCGCAGTTGCTCGTGTTGCGGGCGCTGGCGCTCGGTGCCCGGGTGGCGGTGCAGACCACCCGGCCACGCGCCTGGGAGGCGTTCGCGCGGGGGGTCGGCGGTCCGGGCGACGGGGTGCCGTTGCTCCCGCCGGGGCGGCCGGTCGGCGGGGCGCCCGGTTCGCCGTTGCGACCGCTGCTGCTGGTGGTCGACGCCGGTCCGGTGCCGCCGGAGGTCGGTCCGGCGGCGGCCTGGCAGTCGGTGCTGGTGGTCCGCGACGAGCTGACCCCGGCGGACGCCCCCGCGCTGGCCCGCGCCGACCTGGCCGTCCTCCAGCCGCTCGACCCGGCCGAGGCGGAACTGGCCGGCACCGCGCTGGGTCTCGGCGGTTCCGCCGGCTGGCTCACCCGGATCCGCGACGACATGGTGGCGGTGGTCAACCGGCGGGCGCTGCGGTGGGCCCTGCTGTCGCCGACCCCGGTCGAGTCGCAGTTGGTCGGCCCTCCGACCCGTCGCTGA
- a CDS encoding SseB family protein, protein MTGWEPATEAEVAMRDALRAQDQQQYFRVLTRVDLVLPVAGGPTAGWGTWTSEGRTHVLAFTSVAALRASLGENAGATRLVAYPDLAAGWPNQEWWLAVNPGLPVEGYLPAWYVAQLARGDVRLPGRTMGARARLERVENAARAARDGASASARDGAPGPVRDGASAPARDGAPGPVRDGASAPVRDGASASARDGASAPVGDGAPGPVRDGGAESGRFGVPKPAREAPSVPVPAAATPPAPVPSGRGGWVAEAEEPATVPMRSVPLLGRRAPTAPRRRPAPGDHGRAVAGDGPDPDALDGWLTDLRRRPDEPDPFAAGRATPDEPPVPPAPPPARSFFEPTSGRATRRPSPLDAPRRAGERATPPSRFAGGQPFPRRRPLNEPVREDQTRAFRVGADEPAPTPAGPTSPFRPARPPEDIPRTLPRRHSGPPAPDRWAGTVTDRDAPGLAPLDDPAEAEALPPSIAEPVSAPPAPRRDFTPIVIEGTVIEARDLTAPVAAGPASEGYAATGPVASGVDASAPTAPPTVGEPARADERRASEPFATEPSTADAVPTEPFATGLFPTGSSVTDPFATGSSVTDPFVTEPSVTDPFATEPFVAGSHSDQVGSARQTAAPLSPAATPPFPSPAAEPATSVFGLIRPAETSVPVDAAPVSDDPTVSFAGPATPPDEPTVSLFEPTTSLFAPSSVSDERGAPVASSAEEATTSLFEPASSPAEPTTSLFAPSPPDEPTTSLFAPAADGAATASIAPVADEPTMSLSAPAVDEPTTSLFAPVADEPATASFVPVADEPTTSLFAPSLSDEPTTSLFAPSLSDEPASSAETTEAIPYAPAEESPVEPVTDGTGRPTAEPDFVPANEVEEELLAAAASGNTDGFLTTLLLARVLLPVAFDSAARTRPGDPGFAWRTETVDGVRYVAVYTSPERLADHADGPIDTVRVKFVQLIRQWPDVAWSFRVNPGTPVGAAYPGEQVLALANWAAEVGLGDDPETEPEPPAAGPAPTAGPRPDAPPAKPTPPVIMQKAIAASQLAYYLERGYDRVSGFVHRAGELAHLRTPAELFDALGLGHPGSPFSRDAEELYLLRWPAYRPSLYRIPYGGQNEAAMRAMEGWVIERYPFRGNGFAPGESSDVIAEFKVDSARLPHGAELWRVAAGGDARLVAVLDTDALLWRKADGA, encoded by the coding sequence GTGACCGGATGGGAGCCGGCCACCGAGGCCGAGGTGGCGATGCGGGACGCGCTGCGAGCGCAGGACCAGCAGCAGTACTTCCGCGTCCTGACCCGCGTCGATCTGGTGCTGCCGGTCGCCGGTGGCCCCACCGCGGGGTGGGGCACCTGGACCTCCGAGGGCCGCACGCACGTGCTGGCGTTCACGTCGGTCGCCGCGCTGCGCGCCAGTCTGGGCGAGAACGCCGGCGCCACGCGTCTCGTCGCGTACCCGGATCTGGCCGCCGGCTGGCCCAACCAGGAGTGGTGGCTGGCGGTGAACCCCGGCCTGCCCGTCGAGGGCTACCTGCCCGCCTGGTACGTAGCCCAGCTCGCCCGGGGTGACGTCCGGCTGCCCGGCCGGACCATGGGCGCCCGCGCCCGCCTGGAGCGGGTGGAGAACGCCGCCCGGGCCGCCCGCGACGGTGCTTCCGCGTCGGCCCGCGACGGTGCTCCCGGACCGGTCCGCGACGGTGCTTCCGCGCCGGCCCGCGACGGTGCTCCCGGACCGGTCCGCGACGGTGCTTCCGCGCCGGTCCGCGACGGTGCTTCCGCGTCGGCCCGCGACGGTGCTTCGGCGCCGGTCGGCGACGGTGCTCCCGGACCGGTCCGCGACGGCGGCGCCGAGTCCGGCCGCTTCGGTGTCCCGAAACCCGCCCGCGAGGCACCGTCCGTCCCGGTTCCCGCCGCCGCGACACCGCCGGCACCGGTCCCGTCCGGCCGCGGCGGGTGGGTGGCCGAGGCCGAGGAGCCGGCCACCGTACCCATGCGATCCGTTCCCCTCCTGGGCCGCCGCGCCCCGACCGCGCCGCGCCGCCGCCCGGCGCCCGGTGACCACGGCCGCGCCGTGGCGGGCGACGGACCCGACCCGGACGCGCTCGACGGTTGGCTCACCGACCTGCGTCGCCGTCCCGACGAGCCGGACCCGTTCGCCGCCGGCCGCGCAACGCCGGACGAGCCACCGGTGCCGCCGGCCCCACCGCCGGCCCGCTCCTTCTTCGAGCCCACGTCGGGCCGGGCGACCCGGCGGCCCTCGCCGCTGGACGCCCCCCGGCGGGCCGGCGAGCGGGCGACGCCGCCGTCCCGGTTCGCCGGTGGCCAACCGTTCCCCCGGCGCCGGCCGCTGAACGAGCCGGTGCGCGAGGACCAGACCCGGGCGTTCCGGGTGGGGGCGGACGAGCCGGCGCCGACGCCGGCCGGGCCGACCTCACCGTTCCGGCCGGCCCGGCCGCCCGAGGACATCCCCCGGACGCTGCCCCGCCGGCACTCCGGCCCGCCCGCGCCGGACCGGTGGGCCGGGACGGTCACCGACCGCGACGCGCCCGGCCTGGCCCCGCTCGACGACCCGGCGGAAGCCGAGGCGCTGCCGCCGTCGATCGCCGAGCCGGTGTCCGCTCCGCCCGCGCCGCGCCGCGACTTCACGCCGATCGTCATCGAGGGCACCGTCATCGAGGCCCGCGACCTGACCGCACCCGTGGCGGCCGGGCCAGCTTCCGAGGGGTACGCCGCCACCGGCCCTGTCGCGTCCGGGGTGGACGCCTCCGCGCCGACCGCGCCGCCGACCGTCGGCGAGCCCGCCCGGGCCGACGAGCGCCGGGCGTCCGAGCCGTTCGCCACCGAGCCGTCCACTGCTGACGCGGTGCCGACCGAGCCGTTCGCCACCGGACTGTTCCCGACCGGGTCGTCGGTCACCGACCCGTTCGCCACGGGGTCGTCGGTCACCGACCCGTTCGTCACCGAGCCGTCGGTCACCGACCCGTTCGCGACCGAGCCGTTCGTCGCCGGGTCGCACTCCGACCAGGTCGGGTCGGCGCGGCAGACGGCGGCGCCGCTCTCGCCGGCCGCCACCCCGCCGTTCCCGTCCCCGGCCGCCGAGCCGGCCACGTCGGTGTTCGGCCTGATCCGACCGGCCGAGACATCCGTCCCGGTGGACGCGGCACCGGTGTCGGACGATCCGACGGTGTCGTTCGCCGGGCCGGCCACGCCCCCGGACGAGCCGACGGTGTCGCTGTTCGAGCCGACCACGTCGCTGTTCGCCCCGTCGTCGGTGTCGGACGAGCGGGGCGCCCCGGTGGCGTCCTCCGCCGAGGAAGCCACCACGTCACTGTTCGAGCCGGCGTCCTCCCCGGCCGAACCGACGACGTCCCTGTTTGCGCCGTCACCCCCGGATGAGCCGACCACGTCGTTGTTCGCGCCGGCCGCGGACGGGGCGGCCACCGCGTCGATCGCGCCGGTCGCGGATGAGCCGACGATGTCCTTGTCCGCGCCGGCCGTCGATGAGCCGACCACGTCGCTGTTCGCGCCGGTTGCGGATGAGCCGGCCACTGCGTCGTTCGTGCCGGTCGCGGATGAGCCGACCACGTCGTTGTTCGCGCCGTCGCTGTCCGACGAGCCGACCACGTCGTTGTTCGCGCCGTCGCTGTCCGACGAGCCGGCCTCGTCGGCGGAGACGACGGAGGCGATCCCGTACGCCCCGGCCGAGGAGTCGCCCGTCGAGCCGGTGACCGACGGCACCGGCCGCCCGACGGCCGAACCGGACTTCGTACCGGCGAACGAGGTGGAGGAGGAGTTGCTGGCGGCTGCCGCCAGCGGTAACACCGACGGCTTCCTCACCACGCTGCTGCTGGCCCGGGTGCTGTTGCCGGTCGCGTTCGACTCGGCGGCGCGCACCCGGCCCGGCGATCCGGGTTTCGCCTGGCGCACCGAGACGGTCGACGGGGTGCGGTACGTGGCGGTCTACACCTCGCCGGAGCGGCTCGCCGATCACGCCGACGGGCCGATCGACACGGTACGGGTCAAGTTCGTCCAGCTCATCCGCCAGTGGCCGGACGTGGCCTGGTCGTTCCGGGTGAACCCGGGCACGCCGGTCGGTGCGGCGTACCCGGGGGAGCAGGTTCTCGCGCTGGCCAACTGGGCGGCCGAGGTGGGACTCGGCGACGATCCGGAGACCGAGCCGGAGCCACCCGCCGCCGGACCGGCGCCCACGGCCGGGCCCCGTCCGGACGCGCCACCGGCGAAACCGACCCCTCCGGTGATCATGCAGAAGGCGATCGCGGCGAGCCAGCTCGCCTACTACCTGGAGCGTGGCTACGACCGGGTTTCCGGTTTCGTGCACCGGGCCGGCGAGCTGGCCCACCTGCGTACTCCGGCGGAGCTGTTCGACGCGCTCGGTCTCGGCCATCCCGGGTCCCCGTTCTCCCGGGACGCCGAGGAGCTCTACCTGCTGCGCTGGCCGGCGTACCGGCCGAGCCTCTACCGGATCCCGTACGGCGGGCAGAACGAGGCCGCGATGCGGGCGATGGAGGGCTGGGTGATCGAGCGGTACCCGTTCCGGGGCAACGGCTTCGCCCCGGGCGAGAGCAGCGACGTGATCGCCGAGTTCAAGGTGGACAGTGCCCGGTTGCCGCACGGCGCCGAGCTGTGGCGGGTCGCCGCCGGCGGTGACGCCCGACTGGTCGCGGTGTTGGACACCGACGCGCTGCTGTGGCGGAAGGCGGACGGGGCGTGA
- the rarD gene encoding EamA family transporter RarD: MNQLRLGYLYGIGAYLLWGFFPIYLKLLRPAGPVEILAHRIIWSVAFVALLLAAMRHVSFLRALARRPRALAGIAFAAALIAVNWGTYIYGVNSDRVVETALGYFINPLVSVLFGVLALRERLRPTQWAALGVGALAVAVLTADYGRLPWLALTLAFSFAGYGLVKKQLGLPAAEGLFVESAVLALPALAYLGWLSARGDSTFGHVSAGHTALLVLAGAATAIPLLLFAGAANRLPLSTVGMLQYLAPILQLGCGVLIFHEPMPPARLAGFALVWLALLVFTVDALRHTRRTRAAARIPVPTPHSPAPPALPR, from the coding sequence GTGAACCAGCTCCGCCTCGGCTATCTGTACGGCATCGGCGCGTACCTGCTCTGGGGTTTCTTTCCGATCTACCTGAAACTGCTCCGGCCGGCCGGACCGGTGGAGATCCTCGCGCACCGGATCATCTGGTCGGTGGCGTTCGTGGCGCTGCTGCTGGCCGCCATGCGCCACGTCAGTTTCCTGCGGGCGCTGGCCCGGCGGCCCCGGGCGCTGGCCGGCATCGCGTTCGCCGCCGCGCTGATCGCTGTCAACTGGGGCACCTACATCTACGGCGTGAACTCCGACCGGGTGGTGGAGACCGCGCTCGGCTACTTCATCAACCCGTTGGTGTCGGTGCTGTTCGGCGTGCTCGCGCTGCGGGAACGGCTGCGTCCGACGCAGTGGGCGGCGCTCGGTGTCGGCGCGCTCGCGGTGGCGGTGCTCACCGCCGACTACGGGCGCCTGCCCTGGCTGGCGCTCACGCTCGCGTTCAGCTTCGCCGGGTACGGCCTGGTCAAGAAGCAGCTCGGCCTGCCCGCCGCCGAGGGGCTCTTCGTCGAGTCGGCGGTGCTGGCGCTGCCCGCCCTGGCGTACCTGGGCTGGCTGTCGGCGCGCGGCGACTCGACGTTCGGGCACGTCTCCGCCGGGCACACCGCGCTGCTGGTGCTGGCCGGCGCCGCCACCGCGATCCCGTTGCTGCTCTTCGCCGGCGCGGCCAACCGGCTGCCGCTGTCCACCGTCGGCATGCTCCAGTACCTGGCCCCGATCCTCCAGCTCGGCTGCGGCGTGCTGATCTTCCACGAGCCGATGCCGCCGGCCCGGTTGGCCGGTTTCGCCCTGGTCTGGCTGGCCCTGCTGGTCTTCACCGTCGACGCGCTGCGCCACACCCGCCGCACCCGCGCCGCCGCCCGGATCCCCGTTCCCACTCCGCACTCCCCCGCACCCCCTGCCCTTCCGCGCTGA
- the mycP gene encoding type VII secretion-associated serine protease mycosin, whose translation MPRPLARPTATALATLLVSGLPAAPAAAARAPSGCATPPAPARPVAEQPWPQQRYAPDRLAPLATGAGVVVAVVDSGVDRSHPQLAGRVLPGADFLDPGGDGTRDCAGHGTGVASIIAATPRPGVAFRGLAPGARILPVRVSEQQVVDGRESGRTVDAADFARAVRWAVDHDADVLNLSVVLYADDPAVRAAVAYAVRRDVVVVAAAGNLHDSGDPRPFPAAYDGVLGVGAIGRDGTRAAFSQTGPYVDLVAPGSEVLMAAPRQGHRRAEGTSYATPFVAGTAALLRQYRPGLHAAEVAGRIVAGTDPAPGRSEGYGAGVLNPYRAVTESPGGADAPPERGAALPADRPDPAALARQSRRATARSRALLVAGVTGGAAVLVALLAVVLPRGARRRWHPAGPA comes from the coding sequence ATGCCTCGGCCCCTCGCGCGCCCGACCGCGACCGCGCTGGCGACCCTCCTCGTCTCCGGCCTGCCGGCGGCCCCGGCGGCGGCGGCCCGCGCGCCGTCCGGCTGCGCCACGCCGCCCGCACCGGCCCGCCCGGTGGCCGAGCAACCGTGGCCCCAGCAACGGTACGCGCCGGACCGACTGGCCCCGCTCGCGACCGGCGCGGGCGTGGTGGTGGCGGTGGTCGACTCGGGCGTGGACCGGTCCCATCCGCAGCTCGCCGGCCGGGTGCTGCCCGGCGCCGACTTCCTCGACCCGGGCGGTGACGGCACCCGCGACTGCGCCGGGCACGGCACCGGCGTGGCAAGCATCATCGCCGCCACGCCCCGGCCGGGCGTCGCGTTCCGGGGGCTCGCGCCGGGCGCGCGCATCCTGCCGGTACGGGTCAGCGAACAGCAGGTGGTCGACGGTCGGGAGTCGGGTCGTACGGTCGACGCGGCCGACTTCGCCCGGGCCGTCCGCTGGGCCGTGGACCACGACGCCGACGTGCTCAACCTCTCGGTCGTGCTGTACGCGGACGACCCGGCGGTGCGCGCCGCGGTCGCCTACGCGGTGCGGCGGGACGTGGTGGTGGTGGCCGCCGCCGGCAACCTGCACGACAGTGGTGACCCCCGGCCCTTCCCGGCCGCGTACGACGGGGTGCTGGGCGTCGGCGCGATCGGGCGGGACGGGACGCGCGCCGCCTTCTCCCAGACCGGCCCGTACGTCGACCTGGTCGCCCCGGGTAGCGAGGTGCTGATGGCGGCGCCCCGGCAGGGCCACCGCCGGGCGGAGGGGACCAGTTACGCCACGCCGTTCGTCGCCGGCACCGCGGCGTTGCTGCGGCAGTACCGCCCCGGCCTGCACGCGGCCGAGGTCGCCGGGCGGATCGTGGCCGGCACCGACCCGGCGCCGGGACGGAGCGAGGGCTACGGCGCCGGGGTGCTCAATCCGTACCGCGCGGTGACCGAGTCGCCCGGCGGGGCGGACGCCCCACCCGAGCGGGGTGCCGCGCTCCCGGCTGACCGGCCGGACCCGGCCGCGCTCGCCCGCCAGTCCCGCCGGGCCACGGCCCGGAGCCGGGCGCTGCTGGTGGCCGGTGTGACAGGTGGCGCGGCGGTGCTCGTGGCGCTGCTGGCCGTGGTGCTGCCCCGGGGGGCACGCCGACGCTGGCACCCGGCCGGCCCGGCCTGA
- a CDS encoding phage holin family protein: MDFLKGLLIRVASTAVAFWLATLLIPGITLDSGSATETVTTLLLVAVIFGVVNAVLQPIIKTVGCGFYLLTLGLIALVVNGLLFLLTSWIAGEAGLPFHVDGFWPAAVLGALLVGIVTWILGAVLDRD, encoded by the coding sequence ATGGATTTCCTGAAGGGCCTTCTGATCCGGGTGGCGTCGACAGCGGTCGCCTTCTGGCTCGCCACGCTGCTCATCCCGGGCATCACGCTCGACTCCGGGTCCGCCACCGAGACGGTGACGACGCTACTGCTCGTCGCGGTGATCTTCGGCGTGGTCAACGCGGTGCTCCAGCCGATCATCAAGACCGTGGGTTGCGGGTTCTACCTGCTCACCCTCGGTCTGATCGCGCTGGTGGTGAACGGCCTGCTCTTCCTGCTCACCAGCTGGATCGCCGGGGAGGCCGGGCTGCCCTTCCACGTGGACGGGTTCTGGCCGGCGGCGGTGCTCGGCGCGCTCCTCGTCGGCATCGTCACCTGGATCCTGGGCGCGGTCCTCGACCGCGACTGA
- a CDS encoding GNAT family N-acetyltransferase yields the protein MFTLTRADGYQLSTDPDRLDLGRVHTWLATDAYWARGRERETVERAFAGSIGFGVYRPGDGQQVAVGRVVTDRATFAWLCDVYVDRAERGRGLGTWLTAGVRDHVAELGVRRIMLATLDAHGVYGKLGFRPVAADRYMELDER from the coding sequence GTGTTCACCCTGACGCGCGCCGACGGCTACCAGCTCAGCACCGACCCCGACCGGCTCGACCTGGGCCGCGTACACACCTGGCTCGCCACTGACGCGTACTGGGCGCGGGGGCGGGAACGGGAGACGGTCGAGCGCGCCTTCGCCGGCTCGATCGGCTTCGGCGTCTACCGCCCCGGCGACGGCCAGCAGGTCGCGGTCGGCCGGGTGGTGACCGACCGGGCCACGTTCGCGTGGCTGTGCGACGTCTACGTGGACCGGGCCGAGCGGGGTCGCGGGCTGGGCACCTGGCTGACCGCCGGGGTCCGCGACCATGTGGCCGAGCTGGGCGTACGCCGGATCATGCTGGCCACGCTGGACGCGCACGGCGTGTACGGCAAGCTCGGCTTCCGCCCGGTGGCTGCGGACCGGTACATGGAGCTGGACGAGCGGTGA
- a CDS encoding WXG100 family type VII secretion target: MEHGVLVVNFAALQQAGADIQRALTTLESQLGQLERDAAPLVASWNGAAREAYEQRQSRWRAASQDMQAMLRDIKLAVEDSATDYLDTEKRNANLFH; this comes from the coding sequence ATGGAGCACGGTGTGCTGGTCGTCAACTTCGCCGCCCTGCAACAGGCCGGCGCCGACATCCAACGGGCGCTGACCACCCTCGAGAGCCAGCTCGGGCAGCTCGAACGGGACGCGGCACCGCTGGTGGCGAGCTGGAACGGTGCGGCGCGCGAGGCGTACGAGCAGCGGCAGTCCCGGTGGCGGGCCGCCTCGCAGGACATGCAGGCGATGCTGCGCGACATCAAGCTCGCGGTGGAGGACTCCGCGACCGACTACCTCGACACCGAGAAGCGCAACGCGAACCTGTTCCACTGA